CATCTCGACCGGTCAGGTGTTGCGGGTGCGGGCGGCCATGAAGCCCATCGCGACGGTTCCTCGAGCCCTGCCGACGATCGACGTCACCACTGGCGAGGCCGCCACGGCCCATCACCAACGTTCCGACGTCTGCGCTGTCCCGGCGGCAGGCGTCGTGGCCGAGGCGATGGTTGCCCTGGTGTTGGCCGAGTGCGCCCTGGAGAAGTTCGGCGGAGACTCGCTGTCAGAGACTCGCCGTAACGCCCAGGCTTACCTGGATCGTCTTGCCGAACGCGGTGTGGTGGTGGCTCCGTGAGTGTCATTGTTCTCATCGGTGCCCCCGGATCGGGCAAGTCCACCGTGGGGCCATTGTTGGCCGAGCGCCTGGGGGAGGAGTTCGTTGACGTCGATGCCCGCATCGAGCAGGTGGAGGGGCGCGACATCCCCGAGATCTTTCTCGTCGACGGAGAGCCATATTTTCGCCAGGTCGAGAGACGAGAGACCCTCGCTGCGATTGAGCACGGCGGAGTGGTGTCCCTGGGTGGCGGAGCGCCCCTTGACGTCGAGGTCGGCAAAGTCCTGGATCAGGTGTGTGTCGTGTGGCTTGATGTCTCGGCCCGCACTGCTGCCGACCGGGTGGGGTTGAAGGACACCGGTCGTCCGCTGCTGGGAGGCCAGGTGCACTCGCAGCTGGTGCGTCTCATGAAGGAAAGGCGCGCGGTGTACGCGCGCCCAGCGACCATCCGAGTGAGCACCGACAGGCTGACACCCGATGAGGTTGTCGAGACGATCATCGCTGAGCTGGCCGACCTTGAGGGAGAGTCGTGAACGTCGTCGAGGTGGCAACGGCTCGGCCGTACCAGGTGCGGATCGGCTCAGGTGCGGTGGGGGACTTGGCAGCTCTGGTGGCAGGACGCCGGGTTGTCGTCGTGTGTCCGCAACCACGTGTCGACCTCGTGGAGCGACTTGGGCTCGATGCCCCGATCATCATCGAGGTGCCGGACGCCGAGGACGCCAAGACACCCGATGTGCTGGTCAGCGGGTGGGAGAAACTTGCCGAGGCCGGCATGACCCGCGGCGACGTCATTGTTGGTCTCGGTGGGGGAGCCACCACTGATCTGGCCGGGTTTTTGGCGGCGACATGGATGCGCGGCGTTGACGTCATCCATATTCCAACGACAGTGCTCGCCATGGCCGATGCTGCCATTGGCGGCAAGACGGGTATCAACATACCCGCGGGCAAGAACCTTGTCGGGGCCTTCCATGAACCGCAAGCGGTACTGTGCGACACCGATCTGTTGACGACCCTGCCCGCCCGTGAGGTGCGATCGGGCCTGGCAGAGATCGTCAAATGCGGGTTCACCAATGATCCTGTGATTCTGGACCTCGTTGAGCAACCGGGCATTCTCGACGTCACATCAGATACCTTCGTCGACGTGCTCACCAGGGCCGTCACGGTCAAGGCGGGCGTTGTCAGTGAAGATCTCTATGAAGGGACCTCGTCGCGTGGCCACGTTGGCCGCGAGAGATTGAACTACGGACACACCTTGGCCCACGCCGTCGAGGCCCACGAGCACTTCACCTGGCGCCACGGTGAAGCCGACGCCGTCGGGATGGTTTTTGCTGCTGAACTGTCTCGGCGATACCTGGGTCTGTCTGACGAGGTCGTGGATCGAACCCGGACCATCTTGGCCGGGATCGGGCTTCCCATCACCTTCGACGAGGTCGGGTGGGCGGATCTACGGGAGACGATGAACCTCGACAAGAAGACCAGGCTCGATCCACG
The genomic region above belongs to Cutibacterium equinum and contains:
- a CDS encoding shikimate kinase, which gives rise to MSVIVLIGAPGSGKSTVGPLLAERLGEEFVDVDARIEQVEGRDIPEIFLVDGEPYFRQVERRETLAAIEHGGVVSLGGGAPLDVEVGKVLDQVCVVWLDVSARTAADRVGLKDTGRPLLGGQVHSQLVRLMKERRAVYARPATIRVSTDRLTPDEVVETIIAELADLEGES
- a CDS encoding 3-dehydroquinate synthase family protein, giving the protein MNVVEVATARPYQVRIGSGAVGDLAALVAGRRVVVVCPQPRVDLVERLGLDAPIIIEVPDAEDAKTPDVLVSGWEKLAEAGMTRGDVIVGLGGGATTDLAGFLAATWMRGVDVIHIPTTVLAMADAAIGGKTGINIPAGKNLVGAFHEPQAVLCDTDLLTTLPAREVRSGLAEIVKCGFTNDPVILDLVEQPGILDVTSDTFVDVLTRAVTVKAGVVSEDLYEGTSSRGHVGRERLNYGHTLAHAVEAHEHFTWRHGEADAVGMVFAAELSRRYLGLSDEVVDRTRTILAGIGLPITFDEVGWADLRETMNLDKKTRLDPRTQRRVLRFVGISEPGEVAMIVDPDEDVLVECYRSLRAA